From a region of the Haematobia irritans isolate KBUSLIRL chromosome 4, ASM5000362v1, whole genome shotgun sequence genome:
- the LOC142234203 gene encoding kxDL motif-containing protein CG10681, with translation MQNVTMNEDENDLSEFTAAEAFIQSIAGFVNQSDVENMIRGQKQMLQRFEKTNEMLLNCNALSLSRLKQSDLDFKRHCKVLADMKKDLDYIFRKIKSIKQKLSQQYPNAYASSIQPQRSSLAEEAEDETEPQTSFDKEKNCEKSQTKSSQIEYVQMEEAIDDNGKPLENELIKKVCSIETNNPNDSSDCTSEDTG, from the exons ATGCAGAATGTGACAATGAATGAGGACGAAAATGATTTAAGCGAATTTACTGCAGCAGAAGCATTTATTCAAAGCATAGCTGGATTTGTGAACCAAAGTGATGTAGAAAATATGATAAGAGGGCAAAAAcaaat gtTGCAACGATTTGAAAAAACGAATGAGATGCTCTTAAATTGCAACGCTCTAAGCTTAAGCCGACTTAAACAGTCTGACCTTGACTTTAAACGACACTGCAAAGTATTAGCAGATATGAAGAaggatttggattatatttttcgaaaaataaagtcCATCAAGCAAAAATTATCTCAACAGTATCCTAATGCATACGCAAGCAGTATACAACCACAAAGAAGTAGTTTGGCGGAAGAGGCTGAAGACGAAACCGAGCCACaaacaagttttgacaaagaaaaaaactgtgAAAAATCTCAAACCAAATCCTCTCAAATTGAATATGTCCAAATGGAAgaagctattgatgacaatggTAAACCTCTTGAAAATGAATTGATCAAGAAAGTatgttctatagagacaaataaTCCTAATGATTCCTCAGATTGTACCTCCGAGGATACGggataa
- the LOC142234202 gene encoding EARP-interacting protein homolog has translation MDDSVGQIYGLELQARSLAPQLGELNEIRFFIATNSLKPTTNQVHLVEYNEERSTIKAKIFEYGMGEIWKINANPHDLYEISTCYNEQYGNTIKTKAALLSYSNDGEEGDIKSEYLKWRNIDVLDIQGEKVRTVEFHPQKKEMLACVVDNKVVLYDRVKGIETKMAEILTTGSSTKHINTFNGGKWSHHHQCQQFVALHENHVKAFDVRDDNHLAWSLDHGQFVRDIDCNPNKQQHFVTGGDDGFIKIWDCRMCKEAVFARNDHAHWVWCVRFNTFHDQLVLSSSSDCKVNLTSASSVSSEAASEVNEDGEEKIKALPDGLLQTFEQHEDSVYCVEWSNVDPWIFASLSYDGRLIISKVPKQYKYQIIL, from the exons ATGGATGACTCTGTTGGACAGATATACGGCTTAGAATTACAG GCAAGGTCCCTGGCACCACAATTAGGTGAGCTAAACGAGATCCGGTTTTTCATTGCCACAAATTCCTTAAAACCTACAACAAATCAGGTTCATTTAGTGGAATATAATGAGGAAAGATCAACTATTAAAGCAAAAATCTTTGAGTATGGTATGGGGGAAATATGGAAAATCAATGCAAACCCTCATGatctatatgaaatttcaaCATGCTACAACGAACAATATGGGAATACAATAAAGACGAAAGCGGCGCTTCTAAGTTATAGCAACGATGGAGAAGAAGGTGATATAAAGTCAGAATATCTGAAATGGCGTAATATAGATGTACTTGATATACAAGGGGAAAAAGTGCGTACAGTAGAGTTCCATCCCCAAAAAAAGGAGATGTTAGCGTGCGTAGTGGACAATAAAGTAGTGTTGTACGACAGAGTGAAGGGGATTGAAACCAAAATGGCCGAAATTTTAACTACAGGTTCATCCACAAAACATATAAACACTTTTAATGGAGGTAAGTGGTCGCACCATCACCAGTGTCAGCAATTTGTCGCTTTGCATGAAAATCATGTAAAGGCTTTTGATGTACGAGATGACAATCATTTGGCTTGGTCGCTGGATCATGGACAGTTTGTTCGTGATATAGACTGCAACCCcaacaaacaacaacattttgttACTGGTGGTGATGATGGTTTTATTAAGATATGGGATTGTAGAATGTGCAAGGAGGCAGTTTTTGCTAGAAACGACCATGCTCATTGGGTTTGGTGTGTTCGCTTTAACACATTTCACGATCAGTTGGTATTAAGTAGCTCAAGTGATTGCAAAGTAAATTTGACATCTGCTAGTTCAGTAAGCTCGGAAGCCGCATCTGAAGTAAACGAGGATGGCGAGGAGAAAATTAAAGCATTACCCGATGGACTCTTGCAAACTTTTGAGCAACATGAAGATTCTGTGTATTGTGTGGAATGGAGTAATGTCGATCCCTGGATATTTGCATCACTCAGCTATGATGGTCGATTAATAATTTCAAAAGTACCCAAACAATATAAATatcaaataatattataa